The proteins below are encoded in one region of Polynucleobacter sp. AP-Elch-400A-B2:
- a CDS encoding SRPBCC family protein, with translation MLVNFKSPSLYFNILIWLAYFVCSTVTAQPAFDIKVSIERSGANFQVHASYVVPVGECYAYAFLTDYEAAKNIPGISESKVIHRNANKVKVERVAEERVLFIPIYLRSLLEFSEISDKRLEFIQLEGDAKSYKGSWVIEPDKNGTRFIHHASFELETSIPLFIIQYFLENSARKRFEVMAERVTQQQITSNANCKKYPSL, from the coding sequence ATGCTTGTAAATTTTAAAAGCCCATCTCTCTATTTCAATATATTGATATGGTTAGCATATTTTGTTTGTTCTACGGTAACTGCTCAACCTGCATTTGATATAAAGGTCTCAATAGAAAGGTCTGGCGCAAATTTTCAAGTGCATGCTAGTTATGTTGTACCGGTAGGTGAATGCTATGCCTACGCTTTTTTAACTGACTATGAAGCTGCTAAAAATATTCCAGGCATCAGTGAGTCTAAAGTGATTCATCGCAATGCGAATAAAGTGAAAGTCGAAAGGGTTGCAGAGGAGCGGGTACTGTTTATTCCAATATACTTGCGCTCCCTTTTGGAATTTTCTGAAATTTCAGATAAGCGTCTAGAATTTATTCAGCTAGAAGGAGACGCTAAATCTTATAAGGGTAGTTGGGTAATTGAACCTGATAAAAATGGTACACGTTTTATCCATCATGCCAGTTTTGAGTTAGAGACCTCAATCCCACTATTTATTATTCAATATTTCCTAGAAAATAGTGCCAGAAAGCGCTTTGAAGTCATGGCTGAGCGGGTCACTCAACAGCAAATTACTTCAAATGCCAACTGCAAGAAATATCCATCGCTGTAA